A single genomic interval of Rhizobium leguminosarum bv. trifolii WSM1325 harbors:
- a CDS encoding conserved hypothetical protein (KEGG: rec:RHECIAT_CH0002283 hypothetical protein), protein MFGILPFARIGLAIALMVLMPLGAGAQDAFKEFKQLESTPKMPKLDAFIAPGTVPDGVKLRDVPMEAKLTADGTPVEEGLSWYVFSPIAGADGKLPLIASAKGGPAAFQLAPGDYFVNVSFGRAGVTKKLTVPADGEIDKQVMVLDAGGLLLNAVSGADARIRPDQLSFSIYSSEVRDDGERGLVMADISPNTVVRLNAGTYHIVSEYGSVNAVIRADIQVEAGKLTEATIQHRAAQITFKLVSDAGGEAIADTAWSILTAAGDSVGESVSAFPTMVLAEGGYSAVARNKDKIYQRDFTVVAGRNTDVEVLMKDQQPQPPVSDAARTVQQVPVGTPPPPGVQPAPVAPLPSYEQLVPQGGDDTSLD, encoded by the coding sequence ATGTTTGGCATTTTGCCTTTTGCACGCATCGGCCTTGCCATTGCCCTGATGGTATTGATGCCCCTCGGCGCCGGCGCTCAGGATGCCTTCAAGGAATTCAAACAGCTTGAATCGACACCGAAGATGCCGAAGCTCGATGCCTTCATCGCGCCTGGCACTGTGCCCGATGGGGTCAAGCTGCGCGACGTCCCGATGGAGGCCAAGCTGACGGCGGACGGCACGCCGGTTGAGGAGGGCCTTTCCTGGTACGTCTTCAGCCCGATCGCCGGAGCCGACGGCAAGCTGCCGCTGATCGCCAGCGCCAAGGGCGGCCCCGCCGCCTTTCAGCTCGCCCCCGGCGATTATTTCGTCAACGTCTCCTTCGGCCGCGCCGGCGTCACCAAGAAACTGACCGTGCCCGCTGACGGCGAGATCGACAAGCAGGTGATGGTGCTCGATGCCGGCGGTCTGCTGCTCAATGCCGTCTCCGGCGCCGATGCCCGCATCCGCCCCGACCAGTTGAGCTTCTCGATCTATTCCTCGGAAGTGCGCGACGATGGCGAGCGTGGCCTCGTTATGGCCGATATCTCGCCGAATACCGTCGTCCGTCTCAATGCCGGCACCTATCACATCGTTTCCGAATATGGCAGCGTCAACGCCGTGATCCGCGCCGACATCCAGGTCGAGGCCGGCAAGCTGACCGAGGCGACGATCCAGCATCGCGCCGCGCAGATCACCTTCAAGCTGGTCTCCGATGCCGGCGGCGAGGCGATCGCCGATACCGCATGGTCGATCCTGACGGCGGCCGGCGACAGCGTCGGCGAAAGTGTCAGCGCCTTCCCCACCATGGTTCTCGCCGAAGGCGGATATTCCGCCGTCGCCCGCAACAAGGACAAGATCTACCAGCGCGATTTCACCGTCGTCGCCGGCAGGAACACCGATGTCGAGGTTCTGATGAAGGACCAGCAGCCGCAGCCGCCCGTGAGCGACGCGGCCCGCACGGTACAGCAGGTGCCGGTCGGCACACCGCCGCCGCCGGGTGTCCAGCCAGCTCCGGTGGCACCGCTGCCCTCCTACGAACAGCTCGTGCCGCAGGGCGGCGACGACACCAGCCTCGATTGA
- a CDS encoding threonyl-tRNA synthetase (TIGRFAM: threonyl-tRNA synthetase~PFAM: tRNA synthetase class II (G H P and S); TGS domain protein; Anticodon-binding domain protein; Threonyl/alanyl tRNA synthetase SAD~KEGG: thrS; threonyl-tRNA synthetase; K01868 threonyl-tRNA synthetase), whose translation MSQAISLTFPDGSVRGYDAGATGRDVAESISKSLAKKAVAVAIDGTVRDLSDPVTTGRIEIITRNDDRALELIRHDAAHVMAEAVQEIWPGTQVTIGPVIENGFYYDFAKNEPFTLDDLPKIEKKMKEIIARNAAFTKQVWSREKAKQVFADKGEQYKVELVDAIPEGQDLKIYYQGDWFDLCRGPHMASTGQIGSAFKLLKVAGAYWRGDSNNPMLSRIYGTAFAEQSELDNYLHMLAEAEKRDHRRLGREMDLFHFQEEGPGVVFWHGKGWRVFQTLVAYMRRRLAGDYQEVNAPQVLDKSLWETSGHWGWYRDNMFKVTVAGDDTDDDRVFALKPMNCPGHIQIFKHGLKSYRELPIRLAEFGNVHRYEPSGALHGLMRVRGFTQDDAHIFCTDEQMAAECLKINDLILSVYKDFGFDEVTIKLSTRPDKRVGSDDLWDRAESVMMGVLETIQQQSNNIKTGILPGEGAFYGPKFEYTLKDAIGREWQCGTTQVDFNLPERFGAFYIDSNSEKTQPVMIHRAICGSMERFLGILIENFAGHMPLWVSPLQVVVATITSEADAYGLEVAEALREAGLNVETDFRNEKINYKVREHSVTKVPVIIVCGRKEAEERTVNIRRLGSQDQVSMGLDAAVESLALEATPPDIRRKAEAKKAKAA comes from the coding sequence ATGTCCCAAGCTATTTCCCTGACATTTCCCGATGGTTCCGTGCGCGGCTATGATGCCGGCGCAACCGGCCGGGATGTCGCTGAATCCATTTCCAAGTCGCTGGCCAAGAAGGCGGTCGCCGTTGCGATCGACGGCACCGTGCGCGACCTTTCCGATCCCGTGACGACGGGCAGGATCGAGATCATCACCCGCAATGACGACCGCGCGCTCGAACTCATCCGCCATGACGCGGCGCATGTCATGGCCGAAGCGGTGCAGGAGATCTGGCCCGGCACCCAGGTGACGATCGGCCCGGTCATCGAAAACGGCTTCTATTACGACTTTGCCAAGAACGAGCCCTTCACACTCGACGATCTGCCGAAGATCGAAAAGAAGATGAAGGAGATCATCGCCCGCAACGCCGCCTTCACCAAGCAGGTCTGGTCGCGCGAGAAGGCGAAACAGGTCTTCGCCGACAAGGGCGAGCAGTACAAGGTCGAACTCGTCGATGCGATCCCGGAAGGGCAAGATCTCAAGATCTATTACCAGGGCGACTGGTTCGACCTCTGCCGCGGCCCGCACATGGCCTCGACCGGCCAGATCGGCAGCGCCTTCAAGCTCTTGAAGGTGGCTGGCGCCTATTGGCGCGGCGACAGCAACAATCCGATGCTGAGCCGCATCTACGGCACGGCCTTCGCCGAGCAGTCGGAACTCGACAACTACCTGCATATGCTTGCCGAAGCCGAAAAGCGCGATCATCGCCGGCTCGGCCGCGAGATGGATCTCTTCCATTTCCAGGAAGAGGGTCCCGGCGTCGTCTTCTGGCACGGCAAGGGCTGGCGCGTCTTTCAGACGCTGGTTGCCTATATGCGCCGCCGGCTGGCCGGCGACTATCAGGAAGTCAATGCGCCACAGGTGCTCGACAAGTCGCTGTGGGAGACCTCCGGCCACTGGGGCTGGTATCGCGACAACATGTTCAAGGTAACGGTTGCCGGCGACGACACCGACGATGATCGCGTCTTCGCGCTGAAGCCGATGAACTGCCCCGGCCATATCCAGATCTTCAAGCACGGGCTGAAATCCTACCGCGAACTGCCGATCCGGCTGGCCGAATTCGGCAATGTCCACCGTTACGAGCCGTCGGGCGCGCTGCACGGGCTGATGCGCGTGCGCGGCTTCACGCAGGACGATGCGCATATCTTCTGCACGGACGAGCAGATGGCCGCCGAATGCCTGAAGATCAACGACCTGATTCTTTCGGTCTATAAGGATTTCGGCTTCGACGAAGTCACCATCAAGCTCTCGACAAGGCCGGACAAGCGCGTCGGCTCGGACGATCTCTGGGACCGCGCCGAAAGCGTGATGATGGGCGTGCTGGAGACGATCCAGCAGCAGTCGAACAACATCAAGACCGGCATCCTGCCGGGCGAGGGCGCCTTCTACGGTCCGAAGTTCGAATATACGCTGAAGGATGCGATCGGCCGAGAATGGCAGTGCGGCACGACGCAGGTCGACTTCAACCTGCCGGAACGCTTCGGCGCCTTCTACATCGACAGCAACTCCGAAAAGACGCAGCCGGTGATGATCCACCGCGCCATCTGCGGCTCGATGGAGCGCTTCCTCGGCATCCTGATCGAGAACTTTGCCGGCCATATGCCACTCTGGGTATCGCCGCTGCAGGTGGTGGTCGCAACGATCACCTCGGAAGCCGACGCCTACGGGCTTGAAGTGGCCGAGGCGCTGCGCGAGGCCGGTCTCAACGTTGAAACCGATTTCCGCAACGAGAAGATCAACTACAAGGTCCGCGAGCATTCGGTCACGAAGGTTCCTGTCATCATCGTCTGCGGCAGGAAGGAAGCCGAGGAGCGCACGGTCAACATCCGCCGCCTCGGCAGCCAGGACCAGGTTTCGATGGGGCTCGACGCCGCCGTCGAGAGCCTTGCCCTCGAAGCGACACCGCCTGACATCCGTCGGAAGGCCGAAGCAAAAAAAGCCAAGGCGGCCTGA